The genomic interval GGCCAGTGCAGTTCCTACAGATCAGACCCAATCCAAGTCAAAGCTTGTTCTGGAAATTACTATATCTACAAACTAACAAAGCCAAAGCCATCGATCCCAGTGCCTGTGTACTGTACAGGTACAGTGATTCTTTTTCATAACTTAAATACCATGAATTATAGTCACCTTTTACAAGGCATACTGCACAGACCCGTATATGATAAATGGGTTTAATCATTAAATcctatatttatttaatctgcAATACATGTAATGCAATTTCAATTTTCTTTATAGTTTCATTCAACACTCCAAATATTGACCCTTGCTACAATTACACCAGTCTGGATGAGCCTTGGAGAGCCACCAACAATTCCTTCAATTACATCAATTATATGTGCGATTATAATGTAAACTGGAATGGCTGGTACAGGCTGTTCTACAACGGTCAGAGCGTCCAGATGCCAGAGTCATGTGTTAATAGCAGCATGTGTGGCACTTCTAACCCACTGTGGCTCAGCGGCCCTCACCCACAGCCAGAAGATGGAGTGGTGACCCGGCAAGTGTGCAGTTCCACTTGGAGTGACTGCTGTGGTTACAGATCTCATCCCATACAAGTCAAAGCCTGTCCAGGAAACTATTATGTGTATGAGTTTGTCAGGCCACTATTGTGTGCATCTTACTGTGCAGGTAGATTTCCTAATATGCTTTGGTCATTGTTTTGGGTTGTGTTTGGAAATGattgaaatttaattaaaaagtattattttttacttataaCAGATGTTACAAACCTTAACATGCCATCTGCATCTACAACAACATCTAAAACAACAGTGACGGTTTCACCTACAGAATCCATTACTCAGCCTGTTACAACCCCAGGTAAAGTTTTGTACTGTTTTGCTAACgttttagaaatattttatgtacatctttttcattacatttatttttggggTATATATAGCTCCAGTAATGTTATGAAAGGAGTTGCTCTAGTTTACAAATGGTTTTCGGctatgtttaaattaaaactgtatTGGGGAGCTCAACTAGATAATGTAAGTAGAGAAAAAGTTTTAATGCAGGTAAAttaaggttacactttattttggtaATCCAGCCGgtaagtgttagcagatattaaaaaGTCTACTAATGCTCTACTGGTAGGTgccatgtagttgcaaagttacttatagtttaGTAGATTGTCTAAAGTGGGCTATTGAATTAAAGTGCCACTTTTATATTCTTAATGTTTCCACAACAGAGGCTATTCCTTTCGACCCTTGCTACAACTACACTGTGCTGGATAATCCTTGGCGATCAACTAACACTCAACATTCCTCCTCCTTAATGTGTGACGCTTATGTCAGCTGGGATGGCTGGTATCGTCTATTCATTGGTGGCCAGAGCGGTCAGATGCCAGACACATGTGTTGATCAGAATAGGTGTAGTACTCATGCCCCGCTGTGGCTAAATGGTTCACATCCACAAGTCGAGGATGGAGTGGTCACCCGAAATGTCTGCGGTCACTGGAACAATGACTGCTGCTATTTCCAATCTAATCCCATTAAAGTGAAAGCCTGCCCAGGAAATTACTACGTCTATGAGTTTGTTAGACCAAATTTCTGCTATGGGGTCTACTGCGCAGGTAAACAAATCTGCATTCGTCTGTGTATATGTAAGTGTGTCTTTGTTAACCAGTGTTCATCATGCCACAGACCATCACAAATggtatgtaatgttttttttggttgAATGTATAGGCAGATCTGTATAATGCAATAGTGGGTTGACTCTATGTTTGGTGgtaaaattgacataaaaaataatgtgaaatgtGCAAACCACCATCCACACAATTAATGACCATTAAAAAGAAACTTTATTAAGGAAATCATAACAACAAAAGGAAGCCTTAAACAACAGTCTTAAACAACtgattgctgaaaaaaaaatgtaaaacataaataatcaaTAAAGTCACATTTAGCTTTAGGATTATTTCCTACTTTCAGAATT from Ctenopharyngodon idella isolate HZGC_01 chromosome 12, HZGC01, whole genome shotgun sequence carries:
- the LOC127524249 gene encoding uromodulin-like; translation: TPAINTDYDPCYNYNILDNYWRNTLNYWYMYGYISGNDDTLVEWDGWYRFYINGSSAQMPEWCFSHMSCGGYSSLWLHGSHPQLEDGVVSRDIYASVNGQCSSYRSDPIQVKACSGNYYIYKLTKPKPSIPVPVYCTVSFNTPNIDPCYNYTSLDEPWRATNNSFNYINYMCDYNVNWNGWYRLFYNGQSVQMPESCVNSSMCGTSNPLWLSGPHPQPEDGVVTRQVCSSTWSDCCGYRSHPIQVKACPGNYYVYEFVRPLLCASYCAGRFPNMLWSLFWVVFGND